Proteins from a single region of Oreochromis niloticus isolate F11D_XX linkage group LG7, O_niloticus_UMD_NMBU, whole genome shotgun sequence:
- the lg7h11orf58 gene encoding small acidic protein, whose product MSSPEDRHGTKRSASPSDDGGTQWASADLGSNERKQKFLRLMGAGKKEHTGRLVIGDHKSTSHFRSGQEDQKINEQLELQYQQGMDGKLSGRNRRHCGLGFSESETQPELIPSPPVDGQTKEAEPEKSTSEKEPTEAQDKGSDPEPKEKTSEESETSPDSGNEELKHNYKAAFVKSL is encoded by the exons ATGAGCTCTCCAGAGGACAGGCATGGAACAAAACGATCGGCGTCTCCCAGTGAC GATGGGGGTACACAGTGGGCCTCTGCTGATTTGGGAAGCAATGAGAGAAAGCAAAAGTTTTTACGGCTGATGGGCGCGGGCaag AAAGAACACACTGGGCGTCTTGTCATTGGTGACCACAAGTCAACGTCTCACTTCCGCAGTG gtcagGAAGATCAGAAGATCAATGAGCAGCTGGAGCTGCAGTACCAGCAGGGAATGGATGGGAAGTTGTCAGGACGCAACCGAAGACATTGTGGTCTGGGTTTCAGTGAG TCTGAAACCCAGCCAGAGTTGATCCCTTCGCCACCAGTGGATGGACAGACAAAAGAAGCTGAGCCAGAGAAGTCCACCAGTGAGAAAGAGCCCACGGAAGCTCAGGACAAAGGCAGCGATCCTGAGCCGAAAGAAAAAACTTCAGAGGAGTCTGAAACCAGTCCGGACAGTGGGAACGAGGAACTGAAACACAACTACAAAGCAGCTTTTGTGAAATCCTTGTAA